The following are from one region of the Streptomyces brevispora genome:
- a CDS encoding AraC family transcriptional regulator → MPIHLSEPPRVAAVGVGVHGTTAAWDVFQLPDLWQLHLYGYEGRLTVRGAVHPIRPGHVSLVPPDTPVEFRYRGRSEHLFAHLSLPETGDPCLVPVMQDAGPHATALSELFRRAIAAAPAAPAQASAEIWAALWRVARLPPTVSRAVPHPAVTAALSYIETHLAHPLAVPDIARVAGVSHNHLTRLFRAERGDTLVAYIRRRRLERAGHLLRESTLSIPAVAASVGIADLQAFNKVCRRELGASPRAVRAGRIPHPGCD, encoded by the coding sequence ATCCCCATCCACCTGAGCGAGCCGCCCAGGGTCGCCGCCGTGGGGGTCGGTGTCCACGGGACGACCGCCGCATGGGACGTCTTCCAGCTGCCCGACCTGTGGCAGCTGCATCTGTACGGGTACGAGGGCCGGCTGACGGTACGCGGCGCGGTTCATCCCATCCGGCCCGGCCATGTGAGCCTGGTGCCTCCGGATACCCCGGTGGAGTTCCGCTACCGGGGACGGTCCGAGCACCTCTTCGCCCATCTGTCGCTGCCCGAGACGGGCGACCCCTGCCTCGTTCCGGTGATGCAGGACGCCGGGCCGCACGCCACGGCTCTGTCGGAACTGTTCCGCCGTGCCATCGCGGCGGCCCCCGCCGCACCCGCCCAGGCATCGGCCGAGATCTGGGCGGCCCTGTGGCGGGTGGCCCGGCTGCCGCCCACCGTGAGCCGGGCGGTCCCGCACCCCGCCGTCACTGCCGCGCTCTCCTACATCGAGACGCATCTGGCCCACCCGCTGGCCGTACCGGACATCGCCAGGGTCGCCGGAGTCTCGCACAACCACCTGACCCGGCTGTTCCGGGCGGAACGTGGTGACACTCTCGTCGCCTACATCAGACGTCGCCGGCTGGAACGGGCCGGCCATCTGCTCCGGGAGTCGACCCTTTCGATTCCCGCGGTCGCCGCCTCGGTCGGCATCGCGGACCTGCAGGCCTTCAACAAGGTCTGCCGCCGCGAGCTCGGCGCCTCCCCACGAGCCGTACGGGCCGGCCGGATCCCGCACCCCGGCTGCGACTGA
- a CDS encoding alpha-L-fucosidase, which yields MQLPQVGQLEDVPCGGRPVDTDPHGGDPGRLAQVDGDHGENLPAVVNRAHAPAPGRLLAWEAGGDGCARDAHRARWTWECLVAMQKWFGDAKLGIFVHWGIYAVDGVAESWSFYTGQVSYERYMNQLHGFTASRYDPRAWADLFARAGAGYAVLTAKHHDGVALYDTRHSGLSVATRTPAGRDLVTGYTEALRERGLKVGLYFSHSDWSHPDYPTVRHPAPAEPSLNDSRFSAPPAGQEDPERWERFLEFRAAQVREVAERFRPDLLWFDGEWERSEEQWRMDELARDVTSVLPDTVFNARMTGHGDYATPEQGLPTEAPEGPWELCLTVNDSWGFQHTDTNQKSVGQLVRYFTETIGMGGNLLLAVGPREDGTIPQAQADRLTGLGDWIARHTEAVHGTVAGLPAGHHYGPSTLSTDRRTLYLICFGTPHETVSVRGLSTPVKRVSVLATGDVLPHRTTGGLGHVPGVLWIDAPTVGQIDPHATVLAVELDGELELYRGTGRD from the coding sequence ATGCAGCTGCCACAGGTCGGGCAGCTGGAAGACGTCCCATGCGGCGGTCGTCCCGTGGACACCGACCCCCACGGCGGCGACCCTGGGCGGCTCGCTCAGGTGGATGGGGATCACGGTGAAAATTTACCAGCAGTGGTGAACCGGGCCCACGCGCCCGCCCCGGGCCGGCTTCTAGCGTGGGAGGCCGGGGGTGACGGGTGCGCGCGGGACGCGCACCGGGCCCGATGGACGTGGGAGTGCCTTGTGGCGATGCAGAAGTGGTTCGGCGATGCCAAGCTGGGGATCTTCGTGCACTGGGGGATCTATGCCGTGGACGGTGTGGCGGAGTCCTGGTCCTTCTACACGGGACAGGTCTCCTACGAGCGCTATATGAACCAGTTGCACGGTTTCACGGCCTCACGGTACGACCCCCGGGCGTGGGCCGATCTCTTCGCCCGTGCGGGCGCCGGATACGCGGTGCTCACGGCCAAGCACCACGACGGGGTGGCGCTCTACGACACCCGGCACTCCGGCCTCTCGGTGGCCACTCGTACGCCCGCGGGCCGCGATCTGGTCACCGGATACACGGAGGCGCTCCGGGAGCGGGGGCTCAAGGTCGGCCTGTACTTCTCCCACTCGGACTGGTCCCATCCGGACTACCCCACGGTGCGGCACCCCGCCCCGGCGGAGCCCTCGCTCAACGACTCCCGGTTCAGCGCGCCGCCGGCCGGTCAGGAGGACCCTGAACGCTGGGAGCGGTTCCTGGAGTTCCGCGCCGCCCAGGTCCGCGAGGTGGCCGAACGCTTCCGCCCCGATCTCCTCTGGTTCGACGGCGAGTGGGAGCGCAGCGAGGAGCAGTGGCGCATGGACGAGCTGGCGCGGGACGTCACCTCCGTCCTTCCCGACACCGTCTTCAATGCCCGGATGACCGGTCACGGTGACTACGCGACTCCGGAGCAGGGTCTGCCGACCGAGGCCCCGGAGGGGCCGTGGGAGCTCTGCCTGACCGTGAACGACTCCTGGGGGTTCCAGCACACGGACACCAACCAGAAGTCGGTCGGGCAGTTGGTCCGCTACTTCACCGAGACGATCGGGATGGGCGGCAATCTGCTGCTGGCCGTGGGGCCCAGGGAGGACGGCACGATCCCGCAGGCGCAGGCCGACCGGCTGACCGGGCTCGGCGACTGGATCGCCCGTCATACGGAGGCGGTCCACGGGACGGTCGCCGGTCTTCCGGCCGGCCACCACTACGGACCGAGCACCCTCTCGACCGACCGACGGACGCTGTACCTGATCTGCTTCGGTACCCCGCACGAGACGGTGTCGGTCAGGGGGCTGAGCACGCCCGTGAAGCGCGTTTCGGTACTGGCCACGGGAGATGTCCTGCCGCACCGGACGACGGGCGGGCTGGGCCATGTGCCCGGAGTCCTGTGGATCGATGCCCCGACCGTCGGTCAGATCGACCCGCACGCCACCGTGCTGGCGGTCGAACTCGACGGTGAGCTGGAGCTGTACCGGGGCACGGGCCGCGACTAG